The Thalassospira sp. ER-Se-21-Dark genome includes a region encoding these proteins:
- the lipB gene encoding lipoyl(octanoyl) transferase LipB, whose protein sequence is MQSNAPTAQIPEWRTTPELVSYPEALAEMEARAEAIHAGEAHELVWFLEHPPLYTAGTSAHAEDLVDPDRFPVYDAGRGGQYTYHGPGQRTVYLMLDLKNRGRDVRVYVHNLEEWVIRTLALLGVKGERRDGRVGIWVVRDDGREDKIAAIGVRVRRWVTFHGIAINVAPDLTHFGGIVPCGISDHGVTSLKDLGVDIPMAELDRLLQQTFGEIFS, encoded by the coding sequence ATGCAAAGCAACGCCCCAACCGCGCAAATCCCCGAGTGGCGCACCACCCCGGAGTTGGTTTCCTACCCCGAAGCCCTTGCAGAAATGGAAGCCCGCGCAGAGGCCATTCATGCTGGCGAAGCCCATGAACTTGTTTGGTTTCTTGAACATCCGCCACTTTATACGGCCGGCACCAGTGCCCATGCCGAGGACCTTGTCGATCCGGATCGCTTTCCGGTCTATGACGCGGGCCGCGGCGGGCAATATACCTATCACGGACCGGGTCAGCGCACGGTTTATCTGATGCTCGACCTTAAGAATCGCGGTCGCGATGTCCGTGTCTATGTTCATAACCTTGAAGAATGGGTGATTCGCACCCTCGCCCTGCTTGGCGTCAAAGGCGAGCGGCGCGATGGCCGTGTTGGCATCTGGGTGGTGCGCGATGATGGCCGCGAAGACAAGATCGCCGCCATTGGTGTACGCGTGCGCCGCTGGGTGACCTTCCACGGTATTGCCATCAATGTCGCCCCGGACCTGACGCATTTCGGTGGAATCGTGCCGTGTGGCATTTCCGACCATGGGGTCACCAGCCTGAAAGATCTTGGCGTCGATATTCCTATGGCGGAGCTTGATCGCCTGTTACAACAGACCTTTGGCGAAATCTTCTCGTAA
- the mgtE gene encoding magnesium transporter — protein sequence MTGQVEELDRPAEKSSGDEYVDLTPEYAREIFDALGEEEGSKAADLLGELHFADIADLLGWASSNQRELLVDLIRPDFDPEFLTELDDELREEVIGLLGTDVVAEAITELDSDDVVEVIEDFDEDEQRELLGALSDIERARVEEALSYPEYTAGRIMQRELVAIPDYWSVGQTIDFLRSAKSLPEDFYDIIVVDPRYSPVGIVPLSRVIRTNRPVLIRDVMESDEMRTVVVTEEQENVAHLFRQRDLISAPVVDDSGRLVGVITVDDVVDVIDEEYEEDMMRLAGVGEEDDLSSAIFDTTRSRFTWLLVNLGTAIMASVVIGLFEGTIEKLVALAVLMPIVASMGGNAGTQTLTVAVRAIATRELTSTNALRVIRKEVAVCGLNGLAFAVLAGAVTWFWFDDMLLGGVIGVAMIINLLFAGLFGALIPLGLERAGIDPAVSSAVFLTTITDVVGFFAFLGLAAVFLL from the coding sequence ATGACAGGTCAAGTTGAAGAACTCGACCGGCCGGCGGAAAAGTCGTCTGGCGATGAATATGTCGATCTGACTCCCGAATATGCCCGCGAAATCTTTGATGCGCTGGGCGAGGAAGAAGGCAGCAAGGCTGCTGACCTTCTGGGCGAGTTGCACTTTGCCGATATTGCCGACTTGCTGGGTTGGGCAAGCTCCAACCAGCGTGAACTGCTTGTCGATCTGATCCGGCCGGATTTTGATCCGGAATTCCTGACCGAACTTGATGATGAACTTCGTGAAGAAGTCATCGGGTTACTTGGCACCGATGTGGTGGCCGAGGCCATCACCGAACTTGATTCCGATGACGTCGTCGAAGTTATCGAGGACTTTGACGAGGATGAGCAGCGCGAACTTCTTGGCGCTCTGTCGGATATCGAGCGCGCGCGCGTTGAAGAGGCGCTGTCTTATCCGGAATATACCGCCGGTCGTATCATGCAGCGCGAGCTGGTGGCGATCCCGGATTACTGGTCTGTCGGGCAAACCATTGATTTCCTGCGTTCGGCCAAAAGTCTGCCGGAAGATTTCTATGACATCATTGTCGTTGATCCGCGCTATAGCCCGGTCGGGATTGTGCCGCTGTCGCGTGTGATCCGGACAAACCGCCCGGTGCTGATCCGTGACGTGATGGAATCAGATGAAATGCGCACGGTCGTCGTGACCGAGGAACAGGAAAACGTCGCCCATCTGTTCCGCCAACGCGACCTGATTTCTGCCCCGGTTGTCGATGACAGCGGACGGCTGGTCGGTGTGATCACGGTTGATGACGTCGTTGACGTTATTGACGAGGAATACGAAGAAGACATGATGCGTCTTGCCGGTGTCGGCGAGGAAGACGACCTTTCAAGTGCGATTTTTGACACCACCCGATCCCGTTTTACATGGCTTTTGGTTAATCTTGGCACCGCGATCATGGCATCGGTTGTGATCGGTCTGTTTGAAGGCACGATTGAAAAGCTTGTTGCGCTGGCCGTGCTGATGCCAATCGTCGCTTCGATGGGCGGTAATGCCGGGACGCAGACATTGACCGTGGCCGTGCGTGCGATTGCCACGCGTGAACTGACCAGTACCAACGCATTGCGCGTGATCCGCAAGGAAGTCGCGGTGTGTGGCCTGAACGGCCTGGCCTTTGCGGTTCTTGCCGGGGCTGTGACATGGTTCTGGTTTGATGACATGCTGCTAGGTGGTGTGATCGGCGTTGCCATGATCATCAACCTGCTGTTTGCCGGCCTGTTCGGGGCGCTGATCCCGCTTGGTCTGGAACGTGCGGGCATTGACCCCGCCGTCTCGTCGGCGGTTTTCCTGACGACGATTACCGATGTTGTCGGCTTTTTCGCCTTTCTGGGATTGGCGGCAGTCTTCCTGCTTTAG
- a CDS encoding NADP-dependent malic enzyme, with product MANRNDKLREAALDYHRYPTPGKLSVTATTTLANQRDLALAYSPGVAFACEEIVKNPDTAADYTARGNLVGVISNGTAVLGLGPIGPLASKPVMEGKAVLFKKFANIDVFDLEVNETDPQKFIDIVAALEPTFGGVNLEDIKAPECFIIEEALRKRCNIPIFHDDQHGTAICVAAAVLNGLRVTGKDINKVRLVTSGAGAAALACLNLLVSMGLPKHNITVTDRFGVVYKGRAEEMDPWKAEYAIETNARTLSDVIEGADIFLGLSAPNVMGEDELRKMGEGPIIMALANPTPEVSPELVKEIRPDAVMATGRTDYPNQVNNVLCFPFLFRGALDVGATEINEEMKIAAVHAIADLATAEVSDVVATAYGGEELKFGPEYLIPKPFDPRLMLEIPPRVAKAAMASGVAKRPIEDFDEYRQQLEGFVFRSGLVMKPVFDVARSHKKRVVYPEGESRRVLQACQVLVDDGICHPVLIGRREVILERITELGLRLVPDEQIEIHDPDDNPHFEQDWQDFHNIMGRRGINPEYARAIVRTRPTVIAALMLRRGEVDAMLCGCQGGFLRHLRYVRNLVGLRKGVTDFSTVNMMIMKQGTFFLTDTYVSVDPTPEHVAETTIMAADVVKRFGMTPKAALISHSNFGSHENKSACKMRDALQLIRTQAPDLEVEGEMHADAAISQPIRDRIFPHSMLSGSANLLVMPTLDAANISYNMVKMLGDGLPVGPILVGAAKSAHVVSPSITVRGIVNMTAIAVVDAVTRTQESQ from the coding sequence ATGGCAAATAGAAATGACAAGCTGCGCGAAGCAGCTTTGGACTATCACCGGTATCCCACCCCGGGGAAATTGTCCGTAACGGCAACCACCACCCTTGCCAACCAGCGCGACCTTGCCCTGGCTTATTCGCCGGGCGTCGCGTTTGCGTGCGAGGAAATCGTCAAAAACCCCGATACCGCAGCTGATTACACCGCGCGCGGCAACCTGGTCGGGGTGATTTCAAACGGTACGGCGGTGCTTGGCCTTGGCCCGATTGGCCCGTTGGCGTCCAAGCCGGTGATGGAAGGCAAGGCGGTTCTGTTCAAGAAGTTCGCCAATATCGATGTTTTCGATCTTGAAGTAAACGAAACCGACCCGCAAAAATTTATCGATATCGTCGCAGCGCTGGAGCCGACTTTTGGGGGTGTTAACCTCGAAGACATTAAGGCGCCAGAATGCTTCATCATCGAAGAGGCATTGCGTAAACGCTGCAACATTCCGATTTTCCACGATGACCAGCACGGCACGGCGATCTGTGTGGCGGCCGCGGTCCTCAATGGTCTGCGTGTGACCGGCAAGGATATCAACAAGGTCCGCCTTGTGACATCAGGTGCCGGTGCCGCCGCCTTGGCGTGTCTGAACCTTCTGGTTTCCATGGGGTTGCCCAAGCACAACATCACGGTCACCGACCGGTTTGGTGTGGTCTATAAGGGCCGGGCCGAGGAAATGGATCCGTGGAAGGCCGAATACGCGATTGAAACCAACGCCCGTACGTTAAGCGACGTGATCGAAGGGGCTGATATCTTCCTGGGTCTTTCGGCGCCGAACGTGATGGGCGAGGACGAGCTTCGCAAGATGGGCGAAGGTCCGATCATCATGGCGCTGGCCAACCCGACGCCGGAAGTTTCCCCGGAACTGGTCAAGGAAATCCGCCCGGACGCGGTTATGGCCACCGGTCGCACGGACTATCCGAACCAGGTGAACAACGTTCTTTGCTTCCCGTTCCTGTTCCGTGGCGCGCTTGATGTTGGCGCGACCGAGATCAACGAGGAAATGAAGATCGCCGCGGTCCATGCCATTGCCGATCTGGCAACTGCCGAGGTTTCGGATGTTGTGGCAACTGCCTATGGCGGGGAGGAGCTTAAATTCGGTCCGGAATATCTGATTCCCAAACCGTTTGATCCGCGCCTGATGCTGGAAATTCCGCCGCGTGTGGCGAAGGCCGCCATGGCGAGCGGTGTTGCCAAACGCCCGATCGAGGATTTCGACGAGTATCGTCAGCAGCTTGAAGGTTTCGTCTTCCGGTCCGGCCTTGTCATGAAGCCGGTGTTTGACGTGGCGCGTTCGCACAAGAAACGCGTTGTCTATCCCGAAGGCGAATCGCGTCGTGTTCTGCAAGCCTGTCAGGTGCTTGTCGATGACGGCATTTGTCATCCGGTGCTGATTGGCCGCCGCGAGGTTATCCTTGAACGGATTACCGAGCTTGGCCTGCGTCTTGTTCCCGATGAGCAGATTGAAATTCACGATCCCGATGACAACCCGCATTTCGAACAGGACTGGCAGGACTTCCACAACATCATGGGCCGTCGCGGCATCAACCCGGAATATGCCCGGGCGATTGTCCGTACCCGTCCGACCGTGATCGCGGCCCTTATGCTGCGTCGTGGGGAAGTCGATGCGATGCTGTGCGGTTGTCAGGGCGGTTTCCTGCGCCATCTGCGCTATGTCCGCAATCTTGTTGGCCTGCGTAAGGGGGTTACTGATTTCTCCACGGTCAACATGATGATCATGAAGCAGGGGACGTTCTTCCTGACCGATACTTATGTGTCGGTCGATCCGACCCCGGAACATGTGGCAGAAACCACCATCATGGCCGCCGACGTCGTCAAACGGTTCGGGATGACGCCAAAGGCCGCGTTGATTTCGCATTCCAACTTCGGCAGCCACGAAAACAAGTCGGCCTGCAAGATGCGTGATGCGCTTCAGCTGATCAGAACGCAGGCGCCCGATCTTGAGGTCGAAGGCGAAATGCATGCGGATGCAGCCATTTCGCAGCCGATCCGTGACCGGATCTTCCCGCACTCGATGCTGAGCGGTTCGGCCAACCTTCTGGTGATGCCAACACTCGATGCGGCCAATATCTCGTACAACATGGTCAAGATGTTGGGCGACGGGCTTCCGGTTGGGCCGATCCTGGTCGGTGCGGCCAAATCAGCCCACGTCGTCAGCCCGTCGATTACCGTGCGCGGTATTGTCAACATGACGGCGATTGCCGTTGTTGATGCCGTCACGCGGACGCAGGAAAGCCAGTAA